In the genome of Metabacillus litoralis, the window TTCTACAGGCAATCTATGTTGCAATCATTTCGATTAAAGATCATTTTTATTCATAAAACGAGATCTAAAAAGATCTCGTCTATTACTTGAAACCGCTATATTTCGTTAAGTTAGGATTTTGGTATTTTTGAAGAGTGTTTTTTAACATGGCTTTATAAACTTCTTTTAGAGCCAGAGATTTTTTCTCTGTGTTGATTTCATTATCTAACTTAGTGTTTTGAACGTTATTTTTTATTGGTGGCTCATTAAAACTGGGTAAAACTGACTTAAAATCATCCGTATAGGCAATAATCTCCCCCCATGCCAGAAAGTCTTCATCAGATATTTTCCATGTATGATTTCCTGAATCATGTCTAATGACAACAAAGTCATCCTTAGTTGTTGTAAAGATTTTATAGCCATTTTTTTTGCAATCTTCAATAAAAAAGTAATCCTCAGCTCTTGTTCTTTTTTGAAATTGTACCTTGTTATAAACTTCTTTTCTAAAAATAAGAGAAGCTCCCGAAACTGTTTCATCATAAGTGTTCTCTTTGTTTTGAATAAGCATCAGTGCTTTTTTATTTGTAAAATAAACGTAGTATGAACTTTTACCAATAATGAAGACATCATCATTTTCAAATGCTTTCATGGAGTTTAAAAGATAGTTTGGACCATAACAGTCATCATCATCAAATTTTGCAATGTAGTCATAATTTGCTTTTAAAATACCGAAATTAAGACAATCTCCTAATGCAGCTCCTTCATGTAATTGAAACACTCGGACATTTTGGTAATTCGCGGCTTCTTTCTGCCACTTAATAAGATCTAATTCATCTTTATTTAAGATGATAATAAGTTCTTTTTCATCCCATTGCTGTTGTTTATAATTTCTAAAGACATTTTCCATGAACTGATCTCTTATCGTGCAGGTAATAATAGATACTTTCATCCCTATTGCTCCTTTGTCATATTTAGTTAAGTGAAGATGATTTTTTTAGTTAATTTGGTTAGTTTGTTGTAACGATTTAAATTTTCCAGCTTCATCAATTCGCTGAACAAATCATCTCTCTGTTTTTTAGTGAAGCCTACTGCACCCATGATGTTTTTATGTCTAACATCTATTTTTAACAGCAAAGTAATCGTTACAAGGATTTTGATAAACATTTTGTTAAACAATAAGAAGTCTTGCAGGTCATTCTCCAGAAAATTTTTATATTCGATAAGCACTTCGTTCATTTCGTTTAAATTCAATATTTGGCTTAGCTCAATTCCTAAAAAGAGAACATCTATATCAGGATGTTTGGTTAGAAAGAGATGAAAATTATCGATTGCTTCTTGCCAATTATCTGAACTGACAGGATGTTCTTGATGATAGCTAACCACATGTTCACTTGCTAAGTATTCTGCACCTGCTTCATATAGGCGATATCCAAGTTCCCAATCTTCATAGCCATAGCCCACAAAATCCTCATCAAATCCACCTACTTTATCTAGCAAAGCTTTCCTTAAGGAAACATTGCCTGTTAAAAAAGCCATCCAGGGAAATGAAAATCCATCTAAGTTAGGTCCATATTGCTCCAATATAAAGCTAAACCACGAAGATTTTTCAAAGCTTAACATTTTGTAGCTTTTATCATCAAAGTCTTTGTTTTCAAGTAAGGGAAAAGGTGCTGACAATGAGTTTTGGTATTCCAAAAAACGTAAAGAAAGC includes:
- a CDS encoding glycosyltransferase; translated protein: MKVSIITCTIRDQFMENVFRNYKQQQWDEKELIIILNKDELDLIKWQKEAANYQNVRVFQLHEGAALGDCLNFGILKANYDYIAKFDDDDCYGPNYLLNSMKAFENDDVFIIGKSSYYVYFTNKKALMLIQNKENTYDETVSGASLIFRKEVYNKVQFQKRTRAEDYFFIEDCKKNGYKIFTTTKDDFVVIRHDSGNHTWKISDEDFLAWGEIIAYTDDFKSVLPSFNEPPIKNNVQNTKLDNEINTEKKSLALKEVYKAMLKNTLQKYQNPNLTKYSGFK
- a CDS encoding glycosyltransferase family 2 protein; this encodes MTNDSLITRNTQIPNDIEVSIIIPSYNKYPLNLFTLYSLEKQHFDLSKVEVFLIDDASTDQTYETLENYKAPYNFYYIRCNSNNGRAKVRNIGIQHARGKVIIFLDAEMYVEPSFIQNHYQYHQQKNNLIVTGAMSYHALYSCVFPSFQPEQVQEVKEMIKDDPKLSLRFLEYQNSLSAPFPLLENKDFDDKSYKMLSFEKSSWFSFILEQYGPNLDGFSFPWMAFLTGNVSLRKALLDKVGGFDEDFVGYGYEDWELGYRLYEAGAEYLASEHVVSYHQEHPVSSDNWQEAIDNFHLFLTKHPDIDVLFLGIELSQILNLNEMNEVLIEYKNFLENDLQDFLLFNKMFIKILVTITLLLKIDVRHKNIMGAVGFTKKQRDDLFSELMKLENLNRYNKLTKLTKKIIFT